The following nucleotide sequence is from Streptomyces leeuwenhoekii.
GCCGTCGGCCTCGAAGAGCCTGGTGCGGGCCGAGTTGAGGGTTACACCCAGCGGCGTCGGCCAACCGCGCATCGCGTGCACGACGTTGCGCAGTGCGGTCATCGTGGTTCCGCACGCCTGCCAGCCGGCCGCGGTGACCACCAGGCCGACGGCGCGTCCGTCGAAGTAAACCCGGCCGTCGTCGCGCAGGTCCTCCAGCAGGTCGACGGCGTTCTTGACCAGTCCGGAGATGCCGCCGTGGTAGCCGGGGGAGCCGATGACCAGTCCGTCGGCCCGGCGTACGGCGTCGACCAGGCGCTGCTGCTCCTCGGTGCGCTCGGGACGCTCGGGGGCGTAGTGGGGGAGTGAGGCGAGGAAGTCGCCGCCGAAGTGGACGGTGCGGGCGCCGCGCCGCTCGGCGGCGGCGAGGGCGGTGCGTACAGCCAGTTCGCTGCTGGAGCCGGGGCGGGTGGTGCCGCCGATACCGACGATGAGGTGGCTCATGATGTGGGGACTGCCTTACTGGTCGGAGCGGAAGCGGGGCATGACCTCGTCGGCGAACAGGCGCAGGGAGGACTGGGTGAGGGCGTAGCGCTCGGGGGTGAGGGGGCCGTTGGTGAAGCCCATGAGGATGTTGCCGACGCCGAGCTGCTCGTAGTGGCGGAGCTGCTCGGCGACCGTGTCCGGGCTGCCGTAGAGGCACCAGGTGCGGATCCAGTCCTCGGACAGCGCGTTCGGCGGGTCGGGAAGGTCGACGCCGCTGATCGCCTCGGCGCGCTTGTTGAAGGCGTGTTCGCGTTCGATGGCCTCCTGGTAGGCGCCGAGGATCGTCTCCAGTTCCTCCCGCGCCTGCTCGTCCGTCGGAGCGACGTGCACGCACTGGTAGGAGTGCGTGGTCCAGGACATGCAGTCGTCGATGACGCCCTGCGGATGCCCGGAGCCGGCCATGGCCGTGCGGTAGGCGTCGAGGTACTTCTGGAAGGCGGTCGACGGCTCCCCGCTGGCCGGGATTGGTGGAACGAACGCCGGGATGAAGGCCGGCCAGCCGTACTTCGCGGCGCGGGCGGTGCTCGCCTCGCGCATCGCCACGCTCATCAGCCGGTGGCGGTCGCTGTAGGGGGCGGGCACGATCCGCTGGACCACGGCGCCCTTGTAGGGGCCGTGCTCGAACTCGATCGGCTCGTCCTCGACCTTCTTCGCCCACAGTCGCTGCACCAGTTCGACCTGCGCGTCCATGAGGTCCTTGGAGTCCTGGAAGTTGACGCCGAAGCCGATGGTCTCCTCGGGCGTGGTGCCCGATCCGATGCCGACCAGCAGCTTGCCGCCGGTCAGGTGGTCGAGGAGGTTGACCCGCTCGGCGAAGCGCACCGGGTGGTGCAGCGGCAGCGTGGTCACCGAGAAGCCGTAGTGCACGTTCCGCGTCCGGCCGGCCAGATACGCCGCGAACAGGAACGGGTCGGAGGCCATCGGTGCGTAGCCGGTGAAGTGGTGGTCGGGCAGGAAGACGGCGTCGAAGCCGAGCCGGTCGGCCTCCAGTGCGTGATCGGCCAGGGTCTGGATGACGTACGAGTCGTCGTCCGGGCCGGTGGAACGGCCGACGAGGAACACGGAGAAGCGCACGGGGCACCTCCAGATCGCTAAACAGAATCGAGATTCTGAAGTTAGGTCCGTCCGGCCTTGTCGTCAAGGTCGAAACCCAAGAAACAAAAACAGAATTCTGTATTGACTCCGGAGGGGTGGCATGACACGTTTCGGCCACCGACCTGGCAGCGGAACGCTCAGCGGCCCGCGAGTCGGACCCCGGCGGGGTGCGCCGGGCCGCAGCAGGCCCGCATCCGCCGCTTTCGTACCCTTCTCCGTCTTCACAACGAAGTGAGCGTGCGTACACATGGCAGACCCGACGCTCGCGGCAGCGCCCGCGCAGACCGCCCCGCGGCGGCTGACCCGCAGCGAGAAGCTGGGCTTCGGCCTCGGCGACTTCGCCTCCAACCTCTCCTGGAACTTTACTGGCAGCTTCCTGCTGTACTTCTACACGAACGTCGCCGCCATCTCGGCGGCCGTCGCCGGCACCCTCATGCTCGTGGCCCGCGTCCTCGACGCGGTCGCCGACCCCGTGGTCGGCGCCGCCGTCGACCGCACCCGCAGCCGCCACGGGCGCGCCCGCCCCTACCTGCTGTACGGCGCGGTCCCGTTCGGCGTCCTGTCGGTGCTCACCTTCCTCTCACCCGACCTGTCCCACACCGGCAAGGTCGTCTACGCGGCGGTCACGTTCCTACTCATGGGCGTCGTGTACTCGATCGTCAACATCCCCTACGGCGCGCTGATGCCGCTCATGACCCGCGACGGGCACGAGCGCATGCAACTGGGCACGGCCCGCGCCGTCGGCATGTCGATCGGCACCATCTTCGTGGCCGTGGCCACCCCGCACCTGGTCACGGTGTTCGGCGGCGGCAGCGAGGAGCGCGGCTACCTCCTGACCGCCGTCCTGCTCGGCGCCGGCAGTGCCCTCTTCTTCCTGGCCGCCTTCCGCGCCACCACCGAGCACTACCGCGACCTGCCCGTCCAGGAGGCGGCGGGCAAGACCGTCACCGGCGCCTGGACCACGGTCAAGCAGGGACTTCACAACGGTCCCTGGGTGCTCGCCGCCCTGTTCATGGTGGTCAACTTCACCCGCCTGGGACTGCTCACCACCGTCACCGTCTACTTCTCCCTGTACGTCCTCGAGGAGCCGTGGACGATCTCCGTCCTGCTTCCGCTGATCTCCGGCTCCCTGCTCGTCGGCTCACTGGCCGCACCCCGCTACTTCGCGCGCCTGGGCAAGCGGCGCGGCAACGTCCTCGCCCTGGCCGTGGGCGCACTGCTGTACGCCGTCATGCCCTTCACCGAGTCGGTCCTCCCCCTGCTGATCACCGTCTACGTGTGCGCCTGCCTGGTCATCAGCCTCAGCCTCACCTCCAGCTTCACCCTCGTCGCGGACGCGGTGGACTACCACGAGTGGAAGTTCGGCAACCGGGCCACCGGACTGCTGAACGCCGCCCAGTCCCTGGCCACCAAGCTCGGCACCGCACTGGGCAGCGCGCTGGTCGCCGGCGTCCTCGCCATGACCGCCTTCGACCCCGACCACGTAACCGGGGCCACGGTGAACGGCCTGCGCTGGCTCTACTACGGGGCACCGATCGCCCTGCTGCTGCTCCAGCTCCTGATCATGTCGTTCTGGCGGATGGACACGCTGCACCCGCGCATCCTCGAAGAACTCGAGGAACGTAACGAGTGATCCGTGACGTCGCGTCAGACCGCTTATGAACGCCATGCGCCCGACCATCGCGTTGTTGAACATGCCCTCGCCTCCTCGCGGCGTGCGGTCTACTGGTGGGAGGAGGCGGGCACCCCGACGCGCTACCCGCAGCTCACCGCGTCCACCAAGGCCGACCTCACCATCGTCGGAGGCGGCTACCTGGGACTGTGGACAGCGGTGCACGCCAAGCGCCGCAATCCTGGAGCGCGAGTCATCCTTCTGGAAGGACGGACCGTGGGCTGGGCGGCCTCGGGACGCAACGGGGGCTTCTGCGAAGCCTCCCTCACCCACGGGTCCGCGAACGGCCGGGCGAAGTGGCCCGGCGAGTTCGAGACCCTGCACAAGCTGGGCGAAGAGAACCTCGACGCCTTCGAGCGAGACGTGCACGATCTGGAACTCGCATGTCACTGGGAGCGCACAGGCACCCTCGCGGTCGCGGTGGAGGAGCACCAGGTTTCGTGGCTGCGTGACGCCGAGCACGCGCTCGACCGTGAGGCGGTTCAGTCCGAGATATGCAGCCCTCTCTTCCTCCGTGGCGCGCTCGATCCGACGGGCAGTGCACTTCTCCACCCCGCTCGTCTGGTACTCGAACTCGCCCGGGTCGCCGTTCACCTCGGTGTCGAGATACATGAGTACTCCGCGGTCGTCGGCATCCGTACCGGTCGGTCGACCAACGGTGTCGACGTGTGCACCAAGCGTGCGACAGTGACGTCGGACCGGGTGGTGCTGGCGACCAACGTGTTCCGGTCCTTGCTGCGCCGCAACCGCCTGATGACGGTTCCGGTCTACGACTACGTGCTGATGACAGAGCCACTGACCCCCCAACAACTGGCCTCGATCGGTTGGAGCGGCCGTCAGGGACTCACGGACGTGGCGAATCAGTTCCACTACGCGCGCATGACCCGCGACAACCGCATCCTGTACGGCGGCTACGACGCCGTTTACCACGCCGGCCGCAGAGTCAAAGAGGCGTACGAGGACCGCCCCGAGACCTTTCAGCGGCTGGCGTCGCACTTCTTCGCCGTCTTCCCTCAACTGGAGGGCCTTCGTTTCAGTCACCGTTGGGCCGGCGCGATCGACACCTGCACGCAGTTCACGGCGTTCTACGGACTCTCTCACCGCGGGCGGGTGGCACACGCCGCGGGGTTCACCGGTCTCGGAGTCGGAGCGACACGCTTCGCCGCCGACGTTCTGCTCGACCTGCTTTCAGGCAGGACGACAGTGCGTACCGAGTTGGAGATGGTCCGCAAACGCCCCTTGCCGTTTCCTCCCGAGCCGATCGCCAGCGCGGGGATCAACCTCACCCGTTGGTCGCTCGACCGCGCCGACCACCGACAGGGGGAACGGAATCTGTTCCTGCGCACGCTCGACGCGATCGGGGTCGGCTTCGACTCCTGAGGTCGCGCCGAACCGAGGTGATCGGTGAACGTACGCACGGGTCCGACCCGCGTCGCCGTGTGACTGTGCGCGGCGGCCGACCCGTGAGCGGTCGGGGCCCCCGTGGCCGACCGTACGCGGCCACGGGACGCATCCCCTCCTCAGCCGCTCACGACGATCCGGGCCCGGGCCACGTTGTCGATGCGGCCGAACGGTGTATCCGGATTTGCGTCGCGCTGCGCCGAGACCCGCACGGCAGCGAAGCGGACACCGGGGTGTTCCGCTCGGGCAACGGCGCGTGTGAACCGAGCGGAGTCCTGCGCGAGTCATGCAGTTAGGGCAGGAACTTGTCGGCCAGCAGGCGGGCGATGGCCCAGTCCTGCATGGCGACACCGACGGTCTTGAAGACGGTGCGGTCGCCGCTCGGTGCCTCGGCCGTGGTCAGGGCGGTGCCGAGTTCGGTGAGGCTGTCCTGCGTGATCGCGCCGGTCCTCAGGGCGTGCAGGATTTCGCCGGACTCCTCGAGGATCGCTTCGCGCTCGTCGATGATGACGGTGCTGCCGGCGAGGAGTTCGTCGGGCAGTTCCCGCATGGTGGGCCGGAACGCGCCGATGGCGTTGACGTGCACCCGGGCGGGCAGCGCTTCGGCGGTGAAGAGCGGGCTGGTCGCCGGGGTGGCACAGCAGACGATCTCGGCGTCGCCGACCGCGGCCTCGGGGTCCGTAGCGGTGCTGATCTTGGTGCCGGTCAGCTCTTCGGCGAGCGTCCGCGCCAGGGCCTCCGCGCGCGCAGGGTCGGCGTCCACCACGGTCAGTTCGCGCAGCGGGCGGACGGTGTGCACGGCGCGGACCTGGTCGGGGGCTTGCCCCCCTGCGCCGATGATGGTGAGACGCCCCGCGTCGGCGGGGGCGAGGAGGTCGGTGGCGACGCCGACGGCGGCGCCGGTGCGCAGTGTGGTGACGGCGCCGGCGTCGGCGACCAGCGTGTCGGGGCGCCTGGTCTCGGCCCAGACCACGGTGCCCGCGATGGCGGGGACCCGGTCGAAGTCGAGACTCAGCGTCTTGATCATCGCGGAGGCGGTGGCCCGGTGATGGGCGTTCATCACCAGGAACTGGCCGTCACGCAGCACGGTGCGGGTGGGCATCTCGAACTCGCCGGCGGCGAGATCGATGAAGCCGCCGCGGACCGCGTCGATCGCCTCGCGCATGGTGACGGCTTCGCGGATCTCGTGGGGGGTCAGGGCTACGGTCGACATGGGGGCTCCGCATCGTCGTTGGTGGGCCTCCCCGCGTGGCACGGGGAAGGAATGGGGCCGAGGAGTAAGGTATTACACCTTACCTACCGGATCGGCGGCGGGTCGGAGGTTTCGTGTTATGTATGAGGTGTGACCGTCTCCCGTTCCGCCGTCGCCCCGTCCGCCCGTCTGAAGTCCGTGAGCCTGCGCGAGCAGGCTCGCGAAGAGCTACGGACCCGGATCGTGCTGGGACGGATCGAGCCGGGTGAGGTGCGCAGTGTGATCAGCGTGGCCGAGGAACTGGGCGTATCCATCACGCCTGTACGCGAGGCGGTGATGGACCTGGCCAACCA
It contains:
- a CDS encoding NADPH-dependent FMN reductase, which encodes MSHLIVGIGGTTRPGSSSELAVRTALAAAERRGARTVHFGGDFLASLPHYAPERPERTEEQQRLVDAVRRADGLVIGSPGYHGGISGLVKNAVDLLEDLRDDGRVYFDGRAVGLVVTAAGWQACGTTMTALRNVVHAMRGWPTPLGVTLNSARTRLFEADGTCADAAAANQLELLGTQVHEFAQRHATAPVAVRVA
- a CDS encoding LLM class flavin-dependent oxidoreductase — translated: MRFSVFLVGRSTGPDDDSYVIQTLADHALEADRLGFDAVFLPDHHFTGYAPMASDPFLFAAYLAGRTRNVHYGFSVTTLPLHHPVRFAERVNLLDHLTGGKLLVGIGSGTTPEETIGFGVNFQDSKDLMDAQVELVQRLWAKKVEDEPIEFEHGPYKGAVVQRIVPAPYSDRHRLMSVAMREASTARAAKYGWPAFIPAFVPPIPASGEPSTAFQKYLDAYRTAMAGSGHPQGVIDDCMSWTTHSYQCVHVAPTDEQAREELETILGAYQEAIEREHAFNKRAEAISGVDLPDPPNALSEDWIRTWCLYGSPDTVAEQLRHYEQLGVGNILMGFTNGPLTPERYALTQSSLRLFADEVMPRFRSDQ
- a CDS encoding MFS transporter; translated protein: MADPTLAAAPAQTAPRRLTRSEKLGFGLGDFASNLSWNFTGSFLLYFYTNVAAISAAVAGTLMLVARVLDAVADPVVGAAVDRTRSRHGRARPYLLYGAVPFGVLSVLTFLSPDLSHTGKVVYAAVTFLLMGVVYSIVNIPYGALMPLMTRDGHERMQLGTARAVGMSIGTIFVAVATPHLVTVFGGGSEERGYLLTAVLLGAGSALFFLAAFRATTEHYRDLPVQEAAGKTVTGAWTTVKQGLHNGPWVLAALFMVVNFTRLGLLTTVTVYFSLYVLEEPWTISVLLPLISGSLLVGSLAAPRYFARLGKRRGNVLALAVGALLYAVMPFTESVLPLLITVYVCACLVISLSLTSSFTLVADAVDYHEWKFGNRATGLLNAAQSLATKLGTALGSALVAGVLAMTAFDPDHVTGATVNGLRWLYYGAPIALLLLQLLIMSFWRMDTLHPRILEELEERNE
- a CDS encoding NAD(P)/FAD-dependent oxidoreductase; its protein translation is MTSRQTAYERHAPDHRVVEHALASSRRAVYWWEEAGTPTRYPQLTASTKADLTIVGGGYLGLWTAVHAKRRNPGARVILLEGRTVGWAASGRNGGFCEASLTHGSANGRAKWPGEFETLHKLGEENLDAFERDVHDLELACHWERTGTLAVAVEEHQVSWLRDAEHALDREAVQSEICSPLFLRGALDPTGSALLHPARLVLELARVAVHLGVEIHEYSAVVGIRTGRSTNGVDVCTKRATVTSDRVVLATNVFRSLLRRNRLMTVPVYDYVLMTEPLTPQQLASIGWSGRQGLTDVANQFHYARMTRDNRILYGGYDAVYHAGRRVKEAYEDRPETFQRLASHFFAVFPQLEGLRFSHRWAGAIDTCTQFTAFYGLSHRGRVAHAAGFTGLGVGATRFAADVLLDLLSGRTTVRTELEMVRKRPLPFPPEPIASAGINLTRWSLDRADHRQGERNLFLRTLDAIGVGFDS
- a CDS encoding ornithine cyclodeaminase family protein, encoding MSTVALTPHEIREAVTMREAIDAVRGGFIDLAAGEFEMPTRTVLRDGQFLVMNAHHRATASAMIKTLSLDFDRVPAIAGTVVWAETRRPDTLVADAGAVTTLRTGAAVGVATDLLAPADAGRLTIIGAGGQAPDQVRAVHTVRPLRELTVVDADPARAEALARTLAEELTGTKISTATDPEAAVGDAEIVCCATPATSPLFTAEALPARVHVNAIGAFRPTMRELPDELLAGSTVIIDEREAILEESGEILHALRTGAITQDSLTELGTALTTAEAPSGDRTVFKTVGVAMQDWAIARLLADKFLP